In Amaranthus tricolor cultivar Red isolate AtriRed21 chromosome 5, ASM2621246v1, whole genome shotgun sequence, a genomic segment contains:
- the LOC130813876 gene encoding uncharacterized protein LOC130813876, translated as MAGIIKSSFSFMVGTVFGVYVAQNYNVPNIRKLADTGMAMFKHLEETYRKPKKPGDDQ; from the coding sequence ATGGCGGGTATAATCAAATCCAGCTTCTCATTCATGGTGGGAACAGTTTTTGGTGTTTATGTTGCTCAGAATTACAACGTCCCCAACATTAGGAAACTTGCTGATACCGGTATGGCCATGTTCAAGCACCTTGAAGAAACATATCGCAAGCCTAAAAAGCCTGGTGACGATCAGTGA